A section of the Leptospira kobayashii genome encodes:
- the uvrB gene encoding excinuclease ABC subunit UvrB has translation MANFKMVSPFSAAGDQVQAIESIANAYKEGKDKVTLVGVTGSGKTFTMGEVIARVGKPTLILSHNKTLAAQLFREFKDFFPENAVEYFVSYYDYYQPEAYVPSSDTFIEKDMSMNEEIDKLRLRATSSLLERDDVIIVSSVSCIYGLGSPEDYMASVVMLKVGDKIDRDQIIRKFLHIQYARNDIDFSRGNFRVRGDSIEIMPSYQEEGIRIELFGDEIDGISRFDPITGKTKLKLDRTIIYPAKHFITSGPKVKDAIEKIKEEMLVAKEKFLAQGKHLEAERIESRTNYDMEMLAELGYCNGIENYSRHLTGRAEGERPACLMDYFPNLDFLLIVDESHVTLPQVGGMYAGDRTRKQTLVDFGFRLPSALDNRPLNFQEFEKMTPKTLYVSATPDETEIKKSELVVEQIIRPTGLLDPIVEVRPTNNQIEDLLREMQIRIQNKERILITTLTKKMAEDLTDYYKEVGLKIAYLHSEIDTIQRVEIIRDLRKGIYDCLVGINLLREGLDIPEVSLVAILDADKEGFLRNYKSLVQTIGRAARNASGKAILYADKMTDSMKKAIGETERRRKIQEEHNLRFGITPQSIIKEIHDMLPREMAEKNSQEEALQEMERDFTLKKYKTKENLKEALKKEMLRFAQNLDFEKAAMFRDKMLAVGPDKIET, from the coding sequence ATGGCAAATTTTAAAATGGTGTCCCCTTTTTCGGCAGCTGGAGACCAAGTCCAAGCTATTGAATCGATCGCAAATGCCTATAAAGAAGGCAAAGACAAAGTTACGTTAGTTGGAGTTACCGGCTCGGGTAAAACTTTTACCATGGGAGAGGTGATCGCGAGAGTCGGGAAGCCCACTTTGATTTTATCACATAACAAGACTTTGGCGGCACAGTTGTTTCGCGAGTTCAAGGATTTTTTTCCGGAAAACGCAGTGGAATATTTCGTTTCCTATTACGACTATTATCAACCGGAAGCATATGTTCCCTCTTCGGATACTTTTATAGAAAAAGATATGTCCATGAATGAAGAGATCGATAAACTCAGGTTACGTGCTACTTCCAGCCTTTTGGAAAGGGACGACGTGATCATCGTGAGCTCCGTTTCCTGTATTTATGGTTTGGGTTCTCCGGAAGACTATATGGCTTCGGTTGTTATGTTGAAGGTGGGCGACAAAATAGATCGGGATCAGATCATCCGGAAATTCCTTCATATTCAATACGCACGCAACGATATAGATTTCAGTCGCGGCAATTTCCGGGTGAGAGGGGATTCGATCGAAATCATGCCTTCTTACCAGGAAGAAGGAATTCGGATCGAACTTTTCGGAGATGAAATAGACGGGATTTCCAGGTTTGATCCGATCACCGGAAAAACAAAACTCAAACTCGATCGTACGATCATTTATCCCGCAAAACACTTTATCACTTCAGGTCCTAAAGTCAAAGATGCCATAGAAAAAATCAAAGAAGAGATGTTGGTCGCCAAGGAAAAATTTCTCGCACAGGGCAAACATCTGGAGGCGGAAAGAATCGAGTCTCGAACCAATTATGACATGGAGATGCTTGCCGAGCTAGGTTATTGCAACGGAATCGAAAATTATTCCCGTCACCTAACAGGAAGAGCCGAAGGGGAAAGGCCGGCATGTCTTATGGACTATTTTCCCAACCTGGATTTTTTGCTGATTGTGGATGAATCTCATGTTACTTTACCCCAAGTCGGCGGTATGTATGCGGGAGACAGGACCAGAAAACAAACGTTAGTTGATTTTGGATTCAGATTGCCCAGTGCGCTGGACAACCGTCCTCTTAATTTTCAGGAATTCGAGAAGATGACTCCTAAAACACTTTATGTGTCCGCAACTCCGGATGAAACCGAAATTAAAAAAAGCGAACTCGTTGTTGAACAAATCATTCGACCTACGGGGCTTTTGGATCCAATTGTGGAAGTTCGTCCCACAAACAATCAGATAGAAGATCTGCTCCGCGAGATGCAGATTAGGATTCAAAATAAAGAAAGGATTCTGATCACTACTTTGACCAAAAAGATGGCAGAGGATCTTACCGATTATTATAAGGAAGTAGGTTTGAAGATCGCTTATCTCCATTCCGAAATCGATACCATCCAAAGGGTGGAGATCATCCGGGACCTTCGCAAAGGAATTTACGATTGTTTGGTGGGGATCAATTTGCTTCGGGAAGGATTGGATATTCCTGAAGTGTCTCTTGTTGCCATATTGGATGCGGATAAGGAAGGATTTCTCCGAAATTACAAATCTTTGGTCCAAACCATCGGTCGCGCCGCGAGGAATGCAAGCGGTAAAGCGATTCTTTACGCGGACAAAATGACCGACTCCATGAAGAAAGCGATCGGTGAAACGGAGAGACGTAGAAAGATTCAGGAAGAACATAATCTTCGTTTTGGGATCACGCCTCAATCGATTATAAAGGAAATCCACGATATGCTTCCTCGCGAGATGGCTGAGAAAAACAGTCAGGAAGAAGCATTACAGGAAATGGAAAGGGATTTT
- a CDS encoding ATP-binding protein codes for MAFLLSQSELEKEIKTLFSLGLSGNAKDFFSWVQMEVFRKFKDLPNTNLETVQDILNHLQSNGDIVTNPFDPREYNLSEKSSLARKVGSSEKYVILGALEYNPMQYVRARLDYFLKCNQVVEDLRMDLCIATVEAVENAAKYGDGLNVEINYQIDKSKLFIIEMLNTVKDFNLEDDIQRGKFSSTATLMRGMMVMQKLFDVVDLEILDNRKQAYLKASRKLS; via the coding sequence ATGGCGTTCCTTCTTTCCCAATCAGAGTTAGAGAAAGAAATTAAGACCCTTTTTTCCCTGGGGCTTTCCGGGAATGCCAAAGATTTTTTTTCTTGGGTCCAAATGGAGGTCTTTCGAAAGTTCAAAGACCTTCCCAACACAAATTTGGAAACCGTTCAAGATATTTTAAACCATCTACAGTCTAATGGGGACATAGTCACCAATCCATTTGATCCGAGAGAATACAATTTATCGGAAAAGTCTTCTCTCGCCCGCAAAGTTGGCAGTTCGGAAAAATATGTCATATTGGGAGCGCTCGAATACAATCCGATGCAGTACGTGCGTGCCCGCTTGGACTATTTTTTGAAATGCAATCAGGTAGTGGAAGATTTGCGAATGGATCTTTGTATTGCGACTGTGGAAGCGGTGGAAAATGCGGCGAAGTACGGAGACGGATTGAACGTTGAAATCAACTATCAAATCGACAAATCAAAATTGTTTATAATCGAGATGTTGAATACTGTAAAAGATTTTAATTTGGAAGATGATATCCAAAGAGGCAAATTTTCTTCTACGGCGACTCTCATGCGTGGAATGATGGTAATGCAAAAATTATTTGATGTAGTGGATCTCGAAATTTTAGACAATCGAAAACAAGCGTATCTTAAAGCGTCCCGCAAACTTTCTTAA
- a CDS encoding tRNA (cytidine(34)-2'-O)-methyltransferase, protein MEIALFEPEIPPNTGNIARLCVNADVPLSIIGKPSFDLSEKAVRRAGLDYWNDLNLSEYGDWEEFRSKKETEGQRIFLISKFGTKTYWDVQFLPTDVLVFGRETSGLPDSIKKVHDSERILSIPMSPKSRSINLSNAVAIILYEAIRQLNQGNPHKI, encoded by the coding sequence GTGGAAATTGCATTATTTGAACCGGAAATTCCCCCTAACACGGGGAATATTGCCAGGTTGTGTGTGAATGCGGATGTTCCCCTTTCCATTATTGGAAAACCTTCTTTCGATCTTTCCGAAAAAGCAGTCCGGCGCGCTGGATTAGATTATTGGAATGATCTAAATCTCTCCGAGTATGGTGATTGGGAGGAATTTCGGTCTAAGAAAGAGACCGAAGGGCAAAGAATATTTTTAATTTCCAAGTTTGGGACAAAAACTTACTGGGATGTACAGTTTTTACCCACGGATGTGCTGGTTTTTGGAAGGGAAACCAGTGGTTTGCCCGATTCTATCAAGAAAGTTCACGATAGCGAACGAATTCTTTCAATACCCATGTCTCCCAAATCTCGCTCAATCAATCTTTCGAATGCGGTTGCAATAATATTATATGAGGCAATCCGGCAGCTAAATCAAGGAAATCCCCATAAGATATAA
- a CDS encoding S1 RNA-binding domain-containing protein yields MKGKSSPSSEFERLLEESFEKRKSIEPGSSHSAKVISVKNDYVFIRTNGSNIVGNISSEEWKDETPPVPGTILTVYFLKEDSGDYHFTSCLVGDSITEENLQIALNSEIPILGQISTEVNGGYEVKLGSVLAFVPFSQLDAENKGKEIYGKKFKFIISEFNSKQNKVVVSQKKISDREKEAKRRVLRDELKEGMFVTTRIRSIHKFGLIVDMDGFDALVPASEASFRKNADLEKEFQVGETLRAKIISLNWEEGKFSLSAKDFLQDPWAQKVPFKESDIVTGEIESIKPFGIFVRLNESFGGLIPNKETGVPQRTPVNTVYSPGQKVEVFVLEVNPEKKQIALSITKAADAKDRLEYQQYLGNDTNTGAVSSFGLLLKQSLEKKNKK; encoded by the coding sequence ATGAAAGGGAAGAGTAGCCCGTCCAGCGAATTTGAGCGCCTATTAGAAGAGAGTTTCGAAAAGAGAAAGTCCATTGAACCGGGATCTTCCCATTCGGCCAAAGTGATCTCTGTCAAAAACGATTATGTATTCATACGTACAAACGGTTCCAATATCGTAGGAAATATTTCTTCGGAAGAATGGAAGGATGAGACTCCTCCGGTGCCAGGCACGATTCTTACCGTTTATTTTTTAAAAGAAGATTCGGGAGATTACCACTTTACGTCTTGTTTGGTGGGGGATTCCATAACGGAAGAAAATCTCCAAATCGCTTTGAATTCCGAAATCCCCATACTCGGTCAGATTTCAACGGAAGTGAACGGAGGTTACGAAGTCAAACTAGGTTCCGTTCTCGCATTCGTCCCCTTTTCCCAGTTAGATGCCGAAAACAAGGGGAAAGAAATTTACGGGAAAAAATTCAAATTCATCATCAGCGAATTCAATTCCAAACAAAACAAAGTAGTCGTTTCTCAAAAGAAAATTTCCGATCGCGAAAAGGAAGCCAAACGAAGGGTCCTCAGAGACGAATTGAAAGAAGGAATGTTTGTCACTACCCGCATCAGATCCATTCATAAATTCGGACTCATTGTGGATATGGACGGATTCGATGCTTTGGTTCCCGCAAGCGAAGCAAGTTTTCGGAAAAATGCCGATCTGGAAAAAGAATTTCAAGTCGGAGAAACACTTCGTGCCAAAATCATTTCTTTGAATTGGGAAGAAGGAAAGTTTTCCTTAAGCGCTAAAGATTTTCTACAAGATCCTTGGGCGCAAAAAGTTCCTTTCAAAGAATCCGATATTGTTACCGGAGAAATCGAATCCATAAAACCGTTCGGAATTTTTGTAAGACTGAATGAATCTTTCGGCGGGCTTATCCCGAATAAGGAAACAGGCGTTCCTCAGAGAACCCCAGTTAACACCGTTTACTCCCCAGGGCAAAAGGTGGAAGTTTTCGTTTTGGAAGTGAATCCTGAGAAAAAACAAATCGCTCTTTCCATCACAAAAGCGGCCGATGCCAAGGATAGATTGGAATACCAACAGTATTTGGGAAATGATACGAATACGGGTGCGGTTTCCAGTTTCGGGCTTTTGCTAAAACAGTCGTTAGAAAAGAAAAATAAAAAATAA
- a CDS encoding histidine kinase: MISGMGKETSEISDHIKLHVENGKILSLKTHRVSKSVEEHIKEAVERILDRLTHSTLIPTLYTIIKELAINACKANQKRVFFEERGYSMSDPAEYAQGVREYKEMFSEEMSNEFGAKAKKKGYYCLINFNYTDSGISIEVINNTPIAKQEEKAIRERLEKGMAYDDIAQFYMDNADNTEGAGLGLALILIMLKGEGIDPNFFRIIIGEDSTTARLEIPLSKNYTPIRQTKPA, translated from the coding sequence ATGATTTCGGGTATGGGTAAGGAAACAAGCGAGATTTCTGACCACATCAAATTGCACGTGGAAAATGGAAAAATCCTATCCCTAAAGACACATAGGGTCTCGAAATCCGTCGAGGAACATATCAAAGAGGCCGTAGAAAGGATCCTGGACCGTCTCACCCATTCTACTCTTATCCCTACTCTTTATACAATTATCAAAGAACTTGCTATCAATGCCTGCAAAGCGAATCAAAAAAGGGTATTTTTTGAGGAAAGAGGCTACAGCATGTCCGATCCAGCCGAATACGCGCAAGGTGTTCGGGAGTATAAGGAGATGTTTTCCGAAGAAATGTCCAATGAATTCGGAGCAAAAGCAAAAAAGAAAGGTTACTACTGTCTGATCAATTTCAATTATACGGATAGTGGGATCAGCATAGAAGTAATCAATAACACTCCTATCGCCAAACAGGAAGAAAAGGCCATCCGGGAAAGGCTGGAAAAAGGGATGGCATACGATGACATCGCTCAATTCTATATGGACAACGCCGACAATACGGAAGGCGCAGGACTCGGCCTCGCACTCATCTTAATCATGTTAAAGGGTGAAGGAATCGATCCTAATTTTTTCCGAATCATCATCGGAGAAGATTCCACAACTGCAAGATTGGAAATCCCTCTTTCCAAAAACTATACTCCTATCCGCCAAACGAAACCCGCTTAA
- a CDS encoding glycosyltransferase family 2 protein, translating into MPLPLSATIITFNEEDNIVRTLEALDFIDDIVIIDSGSKDNTLELIKKNCPKARLFEREFDTYSNQKNFALSKTKEDWVLALDADEVVSPRLKEEIISLFKNDVSRSDGYLIPRLTWYLGKWIRFGGFFPNYQLRLFRKDKGKFGGGLVHERVKLPSKPLPLKHPLFHYSYKNISDHLGFIDRYSSLFAEEEHRKGKKSSVTWAVLKGSFKAFYMYFIRMGIFDGKAGFVLAVLGFYYNFLKYLKLYEKNNNLSVSSFFIMVDSVHDIKSNESAEKDSDQVHIGKLS; encoded by the coding sequence ATGCCTCTTCCTCTTTCCGCTACCATCATCACATTCAACGAAGAAGATAATATCGTGCGAACTCTGGAAGCACTTGATTTTATCGATGACATCGTCATTATAGATTCCGGCTCCAAAGACAATACTTTGGAACTGATCAAAAAAAATTGCCCTAAAGCAAGATTATTCGAAAGGGAATTCGATACGTATTCCAATCAGAAGAATTTTGCACTCAGCAAAACCAAAGAAGATTGGGTTTTGGCTTTGGATGCGGACGAAGTCGTTTCCCCAAGACTAAAAGAAGAAATCATCTCTCTTTTTAAAAATGATGTTTCCCGTTCGGACGGATATCTGATTCCCCGCCTAACATGGTATTTGGGGAAATGGATTCGTTTCGGAGGATTTTTTCCAAACTATCAATTGAGATTATTCAGAAAAGACAAAGGCAAATTCGGAGGAGGACTGGTTCATGAAAGAGTCAAACTTCCATCCAAACCTCTTCCTTTGAAACATCCTCTATTTCATTATTCTTATAAAAATATCTCCGACCATCTGGGCTTTATAGACAGATACTCCAGTCTTTTTGCGGAAGAGGAACATAGAAAGGGTAAAAAAAGTTCCGTGACTTGGGCTGTATTAAAAGGCTCTTTCAAAGCCTTTTATATGTATTTCATTCGGATGGGAATTTTCGACGGGAAAGCGGGATTTGTTTTGGCAGTACTCGGGTTTTATTATAATTTTCTAAAATACTTAAAACTTTATGAAAAGAACAATAATCTATCAGTCTCTTCTTTCTTTATTATGGTTGATTCGGTTCATGATATAAAGAGCAATGAATCCGCCGAGAAAGATAGCGACCAGGTTCACATTGGAAAGTTGAGTTGA
- a CDS encoding shikimate dehydrogenase family protein, with amino-acid sequence MYSRQTKIFGILGFPLGHTLSPWIHNHLFSLSGFDGVYLVFEDQFWNEKGVSSLLDLKVQGVSVTIPFKEWAFSVADTACEASAQMKASNTLCFADGKISAHNTDGEGAVRSILEENKKLLSPEDSSSILVIGSGGSAKGILFSLVKKIKENATNHLTSIPSSLPKGKIRILARNKTAVEEIILSLNAGELISSISKEEAMEERKNISLTIHTTPVGMKGIGGEPILGRDFFHKHSTLFDIVYNPLETDLVKEAKRKKAKIIPGYSMLLYQGIRQFELFTRMDVEKKWIGKIESILLRELKKRK; translated from the coding sequence TTGTATTCAAGACAAACAAAAATATTTGGTATCCTCGGATTCCCCTTAGGTCATACCTTAAGCCCATGGATCCACAATCATCTATTTTCACTTTCCGGATTTGACGGAGTTTATCTCGTTTTTGAAGATCAATTTTGGAATGAAAAAGGCGTATCGTCTCTCTTGGACTTAAAAGTCCAAGGAGTTTCCGTAACGATTCCATTCAAAGAATGGGCATTTTCGGTTGCTGATACTGCATGTGAGGCATCCGCCCAAATGAAAGCTTCCAATACTCTTTGTTTTGCAGATGGTAAAATTTCCGCCCATAATACCGACGGCGAAGGTGCCGTCAGATCCATATTAGAAGAGAATAAGAAATTATTATCTCCGGAAGATTCTTCTTCCATACTCGTGATAGGAAGCGGAGGAAGTGCGAAGGGAATCCTGTTTTCATTGGTGAAAAAAATCAAGGAAAATGCTACAAATCATCTAACTTCCATTCCCTCCTCTTTGCCAAAAGGAAAAATCAGAATCCTGGCAAGAAACAAAACCGCAGTAGAAGAAATCATTCTATCTTTGAATGCGGGCGAATTGATTTCATCTATTTCCAAAGAAGAAGCGATGGAAGAAAGAAAGAATATTTCACTTACCATCCATACCACTCCAGTAGGAATGAAGGGAATAGGAGGAGAACCTATCTTGGGCCGGGATTTTTTTCATAAACATTCTACTCTATTCGATATTGTTTACAACCCTTTGGAAACGGATTTGGTAAAAGAAGCAAAAAGAAAAAAGGCGAAGATCATCCCCGGTTATTCCATGTTACTCTACCAAGGAATCAGGCAATTCGAACTCTTTACCCGGATGGATGTGGAAAAAAAATGGATAGGGAAAATCGAATCGATTCTTCTCCGAGAATTGAAAAAAAGAAAATGA
- a CDS encoding bifunctional folylpolyglutamate synthase/dihydrofolate synthase translates to MKSFLYFLSRLENPEKTRNFNKFKNYNLDEFTSILETIRNGNTPTHTDYKPFRISVVGTNGKGSTSHFLSEILKLTNPTNKVGLYTSPHLVSPLERISFQSEAIPEREADQLLESLNSVTGLLSKLSYFEFLTLFAFLYFEKQNCNFEIWEAGLGGRLDATKLSNPDVIVLTKIGLDHCEILGNDLETIAKEKIGIKGEKSKILFSFRQSPELETFIRNESEKLGLQVYFQTEEFSNDYLKSNFHFAKFVLETLGWIDQDKVSWENKNFLLPKGRMETLHPSPKIVFDPAHNPDAIGKTLECFLDSLAPGTPFDFLVGSLPDKDAEGIWEVIQKFKADSVYLWEGNGFQNWDFLKGKNTDYPPKTGNHFQIVNETNLVSVLSGRKKPLLVSGSFRLYGILQSAIHKTFAL, encoded by the coding sequence ATGAAATCGTTTTTATATTTTTTATCCCGACTGGAAAATCCGGAAAAAACCAGGAATTTTAATAAATTCAAAAATTATAATTTAGATGAGTTTACCTCCATATTGGAAACGATTCGGAATGGGAACACTCCGACTCATACCGATTATAAACCGTTTCGAATCTCCGTTGTAGGAACCAATGGAAAAGGTTCCACCTCACATTTCTTAAGTGAGATTTTAAAACTTACAAATCCTACGAACAAAGTCGGACTTTATACTTCCCCGCACTTGGTTTCTCCTTTGGAAAGAATCAGCTTTCAATCGGAAGCCATCCCGGAACGGGAAGCGGATCAGTTGTTAGAGTCTTTGAATTCCGTGACCGGACTATTATCCAAGCTGAGTTATTTCGAATTTCTAACTTTGTTCGCATTTTTGTACTTCGAAAAACAGAACTGTAATTTCGAAATTTGGGAAGCAGGTCTCGGGGGAAGATTGGATGCTACAAAACTTTCAAACCCGGATGTGATCGTTCTTACAAAAATCGGTTTGGATCATTGCGAGATTTTAGGGAATGATTTGGAAACTATTGCGAAAGAAAAAATTGGGATCAAAGGAGAGAAATCCAAAATCCTATTCAGCTTTCGACAAAGTCCGGAACTGGAAACATTCATTCGAAACGAATCCGAAAAACTCGGCTTACAAGTTTATTTTCAAACCGAAGAATTTTCCAACGATTACCTGAAGTCTAACTTCCATTTTGCGAAATTCGTATTGGAAACTCTTGGTTGGATCGACCAAGATAAAGTCAGTTGGGAAAACAAAAATTTCCTTTTGCCCAAAGGGAGAATGGAAACACTTCACCCCTCTCCTAAGATCGTTTTTGATCCGGCACACAACCCCGATGCCATCGGGAAAACTCTGGAATGTTTTTTGGATTCCCTTGCCCCCGGAACTCCTTTTGATTTTTTAGTGGGTTCTCTTCCTGACAAAGACGCGGAAGGGATCTGGGAGGTGATTCAAAAATTCAAAGCAGATTCAGTCTATCTCTGGGAAGGAAACGGTTTCCAAAACTGGGATTTTTTAAAAGGGAAAAATACGGACTACCCCCCAAAAACGGGGAACCATTTTCAAATTGTCAATGAAACCAACTTGGTCTCTGTTCTATCCGGTAGGAAAAAACCACTTCTTGTATCGGGAAGCTTTCGACTTTACGGGATATTGCAGTCCGCCATCCACAAAACATTTGCTCTTTAA
- a CDS encoding TetR/AcrR family transcriptional regulator — translation MQTPKEHTRREILQAAREEFIQLGFEKASMRTIAKKAKVSTSNIYNYFENKEHLLVEILGPILSGMEKAFQFISQPNYFEKRFNDSYENWKERFNIALDYVDANRDDFILLLLKSQGSSLEDFPEKALTRFTKISFDQYQEFKAANANFRGEINEFVVRNILSFFLNIFVQMIRQNITKAEMLKYEDSFLKFLHYGYKGSIASDLN, via the coding sequence ATGCAGACCCCGAAAGAACACACAAGACGAGAGATCTTACAAGCCGCAAGAGAAGAATTCATCCAACTAGGTTTTGAAAAAGCTTCCATGCGAACGATTGCCAAAAAAGCGAAAGTTTCAACGAGCAATATATACAACTATTTCGAAAACAAAGAACACTTGCTTGTTGAGATACTTGGTCCCATTCTTTCTGGCATGGAAAAAGCATTTCAGTTTATTTCCCAGCCAAACTACTTTGAAAAAAGATTCAATGATTCATATGAAAACTGGAAAGAACGATTCAATATCGCCTTGGATTATGTGGATGCTAACAGAGATGATTTCATCTTACTCCTGCTAAAGTCTCAAGGATCTTCATTGGAAGACTTTCCTGAAAAAGCTCTCACCCGATTTACAAAAATCAGTTTTGACCAATACCAGGAATTCAAAGCGGCGAATGCAAATTTTCGCGGGGAAATCAACGAATTTGTAGTTCGCAATATTCTATCCTTCTTTTTGAATATATTCGTACAAATGATACGCCAAAATATCACCAAGGCGGAAATGCTCAAATACGAAGATAGTTTCTTGAAATTTTTGCATTACGGATACAAAGGTTCGATTGCCTCCGATCTGAATTGA
- a CDS encoding phosphoribosylanthranilate isomerase codes for MGAKIKICGIRTTEIIQVCTDLEVDLIGLNFSPNSPRNIKENEVSNLIQKRHTKGFPKIVFLFYDNEITEIRSIIEKHEPDYVQFIQGDSKLTSDIWNKYLNSKKLLPSFRISEEVKDESVLYPELPFVILDSYKKGLGGGTGESFPWEYVKNVKRPYLLAGGITPVNVREALKYLNPFGIDVASGVETDGKKDPEKIRQLVKYVRG; via the coding sequence ATGGGAGCCAAAATCAAAATCTGTGGGATCAGAACCACCGAAATCATACAAGTTTGTACGGATTTGGAAGTAGATCTGATCGGCCTGAATTTTTCTCCGAACTCTCCCAGAAACATCAAAGAAAATGAAGTCTCGAATCTGATTCAAAAGAGACATACCAAAGGTTTTCCCAAAATCGTTTTTTTATTTTACGATAACGAAATCACAGAGATTCGGTCCATTATCGAAAAGCATGAACCAGATTATGTGCAGTTCATTCAAGGTGATAGCAAACTAACGTCCGATATATGGAACAAATATCTAAACAGTAAAAAATTACTTCCTTCATTTAGAATCAGTGAAGAAGTAAAAGACGAATCCGTTCTTTATCCGGAACTCCCTTTTGTGATTTTAGACAGTTATAAAAAAGGATTGGGAGGTGGGACGGGTGAAAGTTTCCCTTGGGAGTATGTAAAAAACGTAAAACGCCCCTACTTACTTGCCGGAGGAATCACTCCTGTCAATGTCCGGGAAGCATTAAAGTATCTAAATCCCTTCGGAATCGATGTGGCCAGCGGCGTGGAAACGGACGGAAAAAAAGATCCGGAAAAAATCAGACAATTGGTGAAATATGTCAGAGGATGA